The sequence CGATGAATACCGGCCACGAGGGTTCGCTCACTACGCTCCACGCCAATTCGCCGCGCGATGCGCTTGCCCGTTTGGAGTCCATGGTGCTCATGGCGGGGCTGGAGTTGCCCATGCTGGCGCTGCGCGAGTATGTCGCCGCTTGCATCGATCTCATCGTGCAGCAGGCCAGAGGCGCTGACGGGGTCCGGCGCATCGTCGCCATTGCCGAGGTGTGCGGCATAGAAAGTGGCACGATTCAACTGCAGGAGCATTTTCGCTATGAGCCGCAGAGTGGCTTTGCGGCGGCAGAGTGGGCATGCTGGCAGGCGGAGCAGGGCTTTTCATGATGACGCCATTGCTTGCCCTGTTGTTGGCGATGGTTTCCGCGGGATTGTTGGCGTGGCAGATTCAGCGCAACGTCGAACCCGCCTGGCAGCGCTATCGGGATACCTACATGCATGACGCTCGTCTTGGGCTGCAGGAGGTGTTTCTGTTCTTCGATCCGCAGCAGCTCTGGGGCATGGCAATGGCTTGCGCATGCCTGGCATCCGGCTTGCTGCTGCTGGCGGGGGCACCGTTGGCGATGGTTGGGTTGGGTGCCGG comes from Bordetella holmesii ATCC 51541 and encodes:
- a CDS encoding type II/IV secretion system family protein — its product is MLNVLSSAIPEQERIVTIEDAAELRLSHEHLVALEARPVNLEGRGTIEIRDLVRNALRMRPDRIVVGECRGKEAFDMLTAMNTGHEGSLTTLHANSPRDALARLESMVLMAGLELPMLALREYVAACIDLIVQQARGADGVRRIVAIAEVCGIESGTIQLQEHFRYEPQSGFAAAEWACWQAEQGFS